One genomic segment of Pongo pygmaeus isolate AG05252 chromosome 19, NHGRI_mPonPyg2-v2.0_pri, whole genome shotgun sequence includes these proteins:
- the SMIM36 gene encoding small integral membrane protein 36, whose protein sequence is MEFYLEIDPVTLNLIILVASYVILLLVFLISCVLYDCRGKDPSKEYTPEATLEAQPSIRLVVMHPSVPGPHWPKGPGLSLGDPAPLGKKSTMV, encoded by the coding sequence ATGGAATTCTACTTGGAGATCGACCCTGTCACCTTGAACCTGATCATCCTAGTTGCAAGCTACGTCATCTTGCTCCTGGTCTTCCTCATCTCCTGCGTGCTATACGACTGCCGAGGCAAGGATCCCAGTAAGGAGTACACGCCCGAGGCCACTCTCGAGGCCCAGCCCTCCATCCGGTTGGTGGTGATGCACCCAAGTGTCCCTGGGCCCCACTGGCCAAAGGGGCCTGGCCTTTCTTTGGGGGATCCTGCTCCACTAGGAAAGAAAAGCACCATGGTATGA